The Salinirubellus salinus genome segment GCCCGGTGCGGGCGACGAACACCGCGCCAGTGCTCGCGAGGCGCTCGGCACTCACCGGGCGTTCGCACCCACCCCCGGCGACGACCCGTTCTTCCCCGGTATCCGCCTGCGGCGCCTCCGCCGGCGACTCCCCGGCGACGCGCAGGTGGTGCTGTTCACCCCACTGGCCGACGACTACGTGGTGAACGTCGCGCGTCGTCTCGACGCCTACGGCCACCTCGTCACCGTCGTCTCGCCGGACCCCACCGCGGGCCGTAGCGACGGCCAGCGCCTCGCGCGTGTCGAGCGGTCGCTCCGGGCCTCGACGCTCCGCGCGGCCGGTATCCGGGTGGTCGACTGGCCCCCGACCGGCCGCTCGCGGCCGCCGTCGCCCGTGCCCGCCGGAGGTGGTCGACGTGAGCCGAGCGGCGGGGACCGAGCGCCCCCGGTCCGAGACGGCCGACCGTGACGAGACGGCCGAGGGCGGCGCCGACGGCGGGGCGCCGCCCGCCGACGCGATGGACGCGCCGATACGGGAACTCGACGACCGGCCGACGGTGGTCGGGAGCGCGCTCGCGTTGCTCGTCGGCACCGTCGCGGTGGGCGCGACGCTCGCGGGCGGGAGCGTCGCGCTGGTGAGTCTCGCGGGGCTGGTGACGCTCGCGGCCGGCCTGCGCCGCGGGGAGCGGCGGGTGGTGACGCTCGGCGCGGCCGTGCTCTTCGGCGGCGTCCTGCTGGCGGGCGTGTTCGGGGCGCCGCCGGAGC includes the following:
- a CDS encoding DUF7519 family protein; this translates as MSRAAGTERPRSETADRDETAEGGADGGAPPADAMDAPIRELDDRPTVVGSALALLVGTVAVGATLAGGSVALVSLAGLVTLAAGLRRGERRVVTLGAAVLFGGVLLAGVFGAPPEPTLVAAAATVVAWDAGEHAVGLGRQVGRHAETGRAELVHAAGSALVASTAAAAAYLAFRTLASQSVVALALLALGGLLIAALLRA